Proteins from one Lachnospiraceae bacterium KGMB03038 genomic window:
- a CDS encoding Na+/H+ antiporter NhaC family protein, with the protein MGNERGNGAALLPIGVFLIIFLGSGILTGDFYAMPAIVAFLIALAVAFLQNRNLDFAQKITIISKGVGDENIITMCLIFLCAGAFSGAVTAAGGVDSTVNLGLSILPAKVAVAGLFVIGCFISVSMGTSMGTIAALAPIAAGISEKTGFDLAICIGAVVCGAMFGDNLSMISDTTIAAVKTQGCEMKDKFRENFLIVLPAALITIVLFFVTTMHGDFELTEELTYNIWRVVPYILVLVGALIGINVFVVLLGGTVVSLAVGVATGSLSPATMFSAVGEGVTGMYDITVISIVVACIVSLVKEAGGIHFILNLIRKRIKGTKGAEAGIAGLALLVDLCTANNTVAIVMSGPIAKEISEEFGVSSRRSASLLDIFTSVGQGLIPYGAQLLSAASLTGLTPFEILPHLYYPILMAVSAALFIVFRRTGKEKEKA; encoded by the coding sequence GTGGGGAATGAGAGAGGGAATGGAGCAGCATTGCTGCCCATAGGTGTATTTCTGATAATATTTCTGGGATCTGGGATCCTGACAGGGGATTTCTACGCAATGCCCGCGATCGTAGCGTTTTTGATCGCTCTGGCGGTAGCGTTTCTGCAGAACAGGAATCTGGACTTTGCCCAGAAGATCACGATTATCTCGAAAGGCGTAGGGGATGAGAATATTATTACAATGTGTCTGATCTTTCTGTGCGCCGGCGCTTTTTCCGGCGCGGTGACCGCGGCAGGCGGCGTGGACAGTACGGTTAATCTGGGACTGTCCATACTTCCGGCAAAGGTTGCGGTAGCAGGCCTTTTTGTGATCGGGTGCTTTATCTCCGTTTCTATGGGAACATCTATGGGGACGATCGCGGCTCTTGCGCCGATCGCCGCGGGGATCAGTGAGAAGACAGGATTTGACCTGGCCATTTGTATCGGAGCGGTGGTATGCGGCGCTATGTTTGGCGATAATTTGTCTATGATCTCGGATACCACCATTGCGGCGGTAAAAACTCAGGGATGTGAGATGAAGGATAAATTCAGGGAGAACTTTCTGATCGTTCTTCCGGCGGCTCTGATCACGATCGTCTTGTTTTTTGTCACTACCATGCATGGGGATTTTGAACTGACAGAGGAATTGACCTACAATATCTGGAGAGTCGTTCCATACATCCTGGTGCTGGTAGGAGCGCTGATCGGGATCAATGTGTTTGTAGTATTGCTGGGAGGCACTGTGGTGTCCCTGGCAGTCGGCGTTGCCACGGGAAGCTTAAGCCCGGCTACGATGTTTTCAGCGGTGGGAGAGGGAGTAACGGGAATGTATGACATTACGGTAATTTCTATCGTAGTGGCCTGCATTGTATCCCTGGTGAAAGAAGCGGGAGGGATCCATTTTATCCTGAATCTGATCCGAAAGCGGATCAAAGGGACTAAAGGAGCGGAGGCCGGAATCGCGGGACTTGCCCTTTTGGTGGATCTTTGCACGGCTAACAATACAGTGGCTATTGTTATGTCAGGGCCTATCGCGAAAGAGATCAGCGAAGAATTTGGAGTATCGTCAAGGCGTTCCGCTTCCCTGTTGGATATTTTTACCTCTGTAGGGCAGGGACTGATCCCTTATGGAGCCCAATTGTTATCGGCGGCCAGCCTTACCGGGCTTACACCTTTTGAAATCCTGCCGCATCTGTATTACCCCATATTGATGGCAGTGAGCGCGGCCCTATTTATTGTGTTTCGAAGGACAGGCAAAGAAAAGGAGAAAGCATGA
- a CDS encoding ferrous iron transport protein A, which yields MTLKEGQNNKTYRVLSIDIDLKVERRLEALGLTEGTLVTILNNDKKGSLTAKFRGARFALGKRIADHIEVGEV from the coding sequence ATGACGCTAAAAGAAGGACAAAACAATAAAACCTACCGCGTTCTTTCCATTGATATTGATCTGAAAGTGGAACGCCGGCTGGAGGCCCTTGGCCTTACGGAAGGGACTCTGGTCACCATATTAAACAATGATAAAAAAGGCTCTCTAACCGCCAAATTCCGGGGCGCCCGGTTCGCTCTCGGGAAACGGATCGCGGATCATATTGAAGTTGGGGAGGTTTAG
- the pckA gene encoding phosphoenolpyruvate carboxykinase (ATP), with the protein MANIDLSKYGITGTTEIVHNPSYELLFEEETKPELEGYEKGQVTELGAVNVMTGIYTGRSPKDKFIVMDENSKDTVWWTSDEYKNDNHPASQEAWDTVKDIAIKELSNKRLFVVDAFCGTNKDTRMAIRFIMEVAWQAHFVTNMFIRPSAEELENFEPDFVVYNASKAKVENYKELGLNSETAAMFNITSREQVIVNTWYGGEMKKGMFSMMNYYLPLKGIASMHCSANTDMNGENTAIFFGLSGTGKTTLSTDPKRLLIGDDEHGWDDNGIFNFEGGCYAKVINLDKESEPDIYNAIKRNALLENVTVDENGKIDFNDKSVTENTRVSYPIDHIEKIVRPVSAAPAAKEVIFLSADAFGVLPPVSILTPEQTQYYFLSGFTAKLAGTERGITEPTPTFSACFGQAFLELHPTKYAEELVKRMEESGAKAYLVNTGWNGTGKRISIKDTRGIIDAILNGDILKAPTKKIPYFNIEVPTELPGVDANILDPRDTYEDASQWEEKAKDLAGRFIKNFKKYEGNEAGKALVPAGPQV; encoded by the coding sequence ATGGCGAACATTGATTTGAGCAAGTATGGTATTACCGGAACTACAGAAATTGTGCACAATCCTTCTTATGAACTGTTGTTTGAGGAAGAAACAAAGCCGGAATTGGAAGGTTATGAAAAAGGTCAGGTGACAGAGCTTGGCGCAGTCAATGTCATGACAGGTATTTATACGGGACGTTCTCCAAAAGATAAGTTCATTGTCATGGATGAGAATTCCAAAGATACTGTTTGGTGGACTTCCGATGAATACAAGAATGACAATCATCCGGCTTCCCAGGAAGCATGGGATACAGTAAAAGATATTGCGATCAAAGAGCTTTCCAATAAGAGACTTTTTGTAGTGGACGCATTCTGCGGCACCAATAAAGATACCCGTATGGCAATCCGGTTCATCATGGAAGTGGCCTGGCAGGCACACTTTGTAACGAATATGTTTATCCGTCCCAGCGCGGAAGAACTGGAAAACTTCGAGCCGGATTTCGTAGTTTATAATGCTTCCAAGGCAAAAGTAGAGAACTACAAAGAGCTTGGACTGAATTCTGAGACGGCAGCAATGTTCAATATCACGAGCCGGGAGCAGGTAATCGTGAACACCTGGTATGGCGGAGAGATGAAAAAGGGTATGTTCTCTATGATGAACTACTACCTGCCGCTGAAAGGCATCGCATCTATGCACTGCTCTGCAAATACAGATATGAACGGAGAGAACACCGCAATCTTCTTCGGACTTTCCGGAACTGGCAAAACAACGTTGTCTACAGATCCAAAGCGACTCCTGATCGGCGATGATGAGCACGGCTGGGATGACAATGGCATCTTCAATTTTGAAGGCGGCTGCTACGCTAAGGTCATCAACCTGGACAAAGAGTCTGAGCCAGATATTTATAACGCCATCAAGCGCAACGCGCTTCTTGAAAATGTAACGGTAGATGAAAACGGAAAGATTGATTTCAATGATAAGAGTGTGACAGAGAATACTCGTGTGTCTTATCCGATCGATCATATTGAGAAGATCGTGCGTCCGGTTTCCGCCGCTCCGGCAGCGAAAGAGGTCATCTTCCTGTCCGCGGACGCGTTTGGCGTGCTGCCTCCGGTTTCCATCCTGACTCCAGAGCAGACACAGTACTACTTCTTGTCAGGATTTACCGCAAAACTTGCGGGAACAGAGCGTGGGATCACAGAACCTACACCTACCTTCTCCGCATGTTTCGGACAGGCGTTCCTGGAGCTGCATCCGACCAAATATGCGGAAGAACTTGTGAAGAGAATGGAGGAAAGCGGAGCGAAAGCTTATCTGGTAAATACGGGATGGAACGGAACCGGCAAGCGTATCTCTATTAAGGATACTCGTGGAATCATCGATGCGATTCTGAACGGAGATATCCTGAAGGCGCCTACAAAGAAGATTCCATACTTCAACATCGAAGTCCCGACAGAGCTTCCCGGCGTTGACGCTAATATCCTGGATCCTCGCGATACTTACGAAGATGCGTCTCAGTGGGAAGAAAAGGCAAAAGACCTGGCTGGAAGATTTATCAAGAACTTTAAGAAATATGAAGGAAATGAAGCTGGAAAAGCTTTGGTTCCTGCAGGCCCGCAGGTTTAG
- the leuD gene encoding 3-isopropylmalate dehydratase small subunit: protein MRAKGHVFKYGDNVDTDVIIPARYLNSFDAEELASHAMADIDPEFVNKVQKGDMIVANKNFGCGSSREHAPLCLKTAGVSCVIAETFARIFYRNAINIGLPIIECPEAAQEIEAGDEVEVDFDTGTIYDHTKGTQYKGQPFPEFMQKLIAAGGLVKYTNSKK, encoded by the coding sequence ATGAGAGCAAAAGGACATGTATTTAAATATGGAGACAATGTAGATACGGATGTGATCATCCCGGCCAGATATCTGAATTCTTTTGACGCAGAAGAGCTGGCGAGCCACGCAATGGCAGACATCGATCCGGAGTTTGTCAATAAAGTGCAAAAAGGAGACATGATCGTGGCCAATAAAAACTTTGGCTGCGGTTCTTCCAGGGAACACGCGCCGCTGTGCCTGAAAACGGCCGGGGTAAGCTGTGTCATCGCAGAGACCTTCGCCAGGATCTTCTATCGGAACGCCATCAATATCGGACTGCCGATCATTGAATGTCCGGAAGCGGCACAAGAGATCGAAGCAGGAGATGAGGTGGAAGTAGATTTCGATACGGGTACGATCTATGACCATACCAAGGGAACCCAGTACAAGGGACAGCCCTTCCCGGAATTTATGCAGAAGCTGATCGCGGCCGGAGGCCTGGTCAAATATACCAACAGTAAGAAATAA
- a CDS encoding cytosine permease — MEKAIQKENIDKERIPDEERQGLSGPLFAMLGMNVAVSTLMVGGGLIEKLTLQESIFVIIVGNLILVAIFYIQGIIGMREGLTTYKLTEMAFGKYANKFLVSGVMCISLFGWFGIQTSLAALSVQKIFPQMDNYKLIVVIAGIIMTIFAAKGFNSVAWANYILIPPILILIVWGLIKTSNTYGLADIWSYVPKENMGIMSGLNMVVGLIMCGSIISCDYTRFCKKKKSHIAIISLIGIGGIAAIQEIGTAIIAMTAPSYNIVDVLYELGFNWIAFVILIGAAWSTNLSGAYSGGLALNNIFPNQKRSTLTFVAGMIGTVLAMFNVIQYFQSFLNLISVIYGPIAGVLWVEYYLIHKKKYVVERNFNTAGVICFLIGAVTCYITSFVIVIGVSAVNGLIVAGVTYYGYYVLTKKSHEAGE; from the coding sequence ATGGAGAAAGCTATTCAAAAGGAAAACATTGATAAAGAACGGATTCCGGATGAAGAACGGCAAGGGTTATCAGGACCGCTTTTTGCGATGTTGGGTATGAATGTAGCAGTTTCTACACTTATGGTAGGCGGAGGGTTAATCGAGAAACTGACTCTACAGGAATCAATATTTGTGATCATTGTAGGAAATTTGATACTAGTGGCTATTTTTTACATTCAAGGAATTATTGGAATGAGAGAGGGGTTGACCACTTACAAACTAACAGAGATGGCATTTGGGAAATATGCAAATAAGTTTCTTGTATCAGGTGTTATGTGTATTTCATTGTTTGGGTGGTTTGGTATTCAGACAAGTTTGGCTGCTTTGTCTGTTCAGAAAATTTTTCCTCAGATGGACAACTATAAATTGATTGTAGTTATCGCTGGAATTATTATGACGATTTTTGCGGCAAAAGGGTTTAATTCAGTTGCGTGGGCCAATTACATTTTGATACCGCCAATACTGATTCTTATTGTATGGGGATTAATAAAGACATCCAACACATATGGCCTTGCGGATATATGGAGTTATGTTCCTAAAGAGAATATGGGGATCATGAGTGGATTAAATATGGTTGTGGGGTTGATTATGTGTGGGTCGATAATTTCCTGTGATTATACCAGATTTTGTAAGAAAAAGAAAAGTCACATTGCAATTATCAGTTTGATTGGCATCGGAGGGATTGCGGCAATTCAGGAGATTGGAACGGCAATTATAGCAATGACTGCGCCGTCATATAATATTGTCGATGTTCTATATGAGCTCGGGTTTAATTGGATAGCATTTGTTATCCTAATAGGTGCCGCATGGTCAACGAATCTAAGTGGGGCGTATTCTGGCGGATTAGCATTGAATAATATTTTTCCAAATCAAAAGAGGAGTACATTGACTTTTGTAGCAGGCATGATTGGAACAGTTCTTGCTATGTTCAATGTAATCCAGTATTTCCAGAGTTTTCTTAATTTGATCAGTGTGATTTACGGTCCGATTGCAGGTGTACTTTGGGTTGAGTACTATCTTATACATAAGAAGAAATATGTGGTTGAAAGAAATTTTAATACAGCAGGGGTTATCTGCTTTCTAATTGGAGCAGTTACGTGTTATATAACTTCATTTGTCATTGTGATAGGAGTATCCGCGGTGAACGGTCTTATTGTAGCGGGAGTAACTTATTATGGATATTATGTTTTAACAAAAAAGAGTCATGAAGCGGGAGAGTGA
- a CDS encoding AroM family protein, whose product MKIGAVTIGQSPRTDVMGDMKRILGEEVEVLEAGALDGLSMEEIKEMEPQKDDYVLVSRLRDGGFAKFGERFILERLQECITQLENAGAELIVFLCAGSFPDIFKAQVPLIYPSKILNGIAKAVSERSNMILITPEAEQIQQAYDQWGTIMEQVTPIAANPYGDQEELVKAAQKAKEIDSDLIVMDCIGYTEEAKKMVKKISGKPVILCRTILARVISEWLDV is encoded by the coding sequence ATGAAAATAGGAGCAGTAACAATAGGACAATCTCCGAGAACTGACGTTATGGGCGATATGAAGAGAATTTTGGGAGAAGAAGTCGAAGTTTTGGAAGCAGGAGCTTTAGATGGACTTTCAATGGAAGAAATTAAAGAAATGGAGCCCCAAAAGGATGATTATGTGCTTGTGTCCCGTTTGCGAGACGGCGGATTTGCAAAATTTGGTGAACGGTTTATCCTAGAGCGGTTACAGGAATGTATTACTCAGTTAGAGAACGCTGGAGCAGAATTGATAGTCTTTTTATGCGCCGGATCTTTTCCAGATATATTTAAAGCACAGGTACCATTGATCTATCCGTCTAAGATTTTGAACGGAATAGCAAAAGCGGTCAGCGAACGCTCGAATATGATATTGATTACACCTGAGGCAGAACAGATACAGCAGGCATATGATCAATGGGGAACCATTATGGAGCAGGTTACTCCAATAGCCGCGAATCCTTATGGTGATCAGGAAGAATTGGTCAAGGCTGCGCAGAAGGCAAAAGAAATTGATTCTGACTTAATTGTGATGGATTGTATTGGATATACAGAAGAGGCAAAAAAGATGGTGAAAAAGATTTCCGGAAAGCCTGTAATTTTATGCAGAACCATACTGGCGCGGGTTATTAGCGAATGGCTAGATGTATAG
- the leuC gene encoding 3-isopropylmalate dehydratase large subunit: protein MGMTMTQKILAAHAGLDCVEAGQLIEAKLDVVMANDITGPMALPIFSQMAEQVFDKDKVVLVPDHFTPNKDIKSAENSKAIREFAKEQGLTWYFEQGKSGVEHAILPEAGVVAAGECIIGADSHTCTYGALGAFSTGVGTTDIATGMATGELWFKVPSALKFVLTGKPSPYVSGKDIIIHIIGKIGVDGALYKSMEFTGDGIANLSMDDRFTMANMAIEAGAKNGIFPVDEKAQAYLQEHTKKEYKIYEADADAKYDEVIEIDLAKVRPTVAFPHLPGNAKTIDEIEAMDPIKIDQVVIGSCTNGRMDDMRKAAAILKGHTVHRDVRVMVIPATQKIYKQCMKEGLLDIFVDAGCAVNTPSCGPCMGGHMGVMAAGEKCVSTTNRNFVGRMGHVDSLIYLASPEVAAASAIAGYIANPEKVGDRA, encoded by the coding sequence ATGGGAATGACAATGACGCAGAAGATCCTGGCTGCTCACGCGGGCCTGGACTGTGTGGAAGCCGGCCAGTTGATCGAGGCAAAGCTGGACGTGGTTATGGCAAATGATATCACCGGGCCAATGGCGCTGCCGATTTTTAGTCAAATGGCGGAACAGGTATTTGATAAGGATAAGGTAGTCCTGGTACCGGATCATTTTACTCCGAATAAGGATATTAAATCAGCGGAGAATTCAAAAGCGATCCGCGAGTTCGCGAAAGAGCAGGGATTGACCTGGTATTTTGAGCAGGGCAAATCCGGCGTAGAGCACGCGATCCTTCCTGAGGCGGGCGTGGTGGCCGCCGGGGAGTGCATCATCGGCGCAGACTCTCATACATGTACTTATGGAGCTCTGGGAGCATTTTCGACAGGTGTGGGAACGACGGATATCGCTACTGGAATGGCAACGGGAGAACTGTGGTTCAAGGTTCCCAGCGCCCTGAAATTTGTGCTGACAGGAAAACCAAGCCCTTATGTAAGCGGCAAGGATATCATCATCCATATCATTGGAAAGATCGGAGTGGATGGGGCCCTTTATAAATCTATGGAATTTACCGGAGACGGAATCGCGAATCTTTCTATGGACGACCGTTTTACCATGGCCAATATGGCGATCGAGGCGGGAGCGAAGAACGGGATTTTCCCGGTGGATGAAAAAGCGCAGGCTTATTTGCAGGAACATACCAAGAAAGAATATAAGATCTACGAAGCAGACGCGGACGCCAAGTATGATGAGGTGATCGAGATCGATCTTGCAAAGGTCCGTCCAACGGTGGCTTTCCCTCATCTGCCGGGCAATGCTAAGACTATCGATGAGATCGAGGCGATGGATCCGATCAAGATCGATCAGGTAGTGATCGGCTCCTGTACCAATGGCCGGATGGATGACATGCGCAAAGCCGCGGCGATCCTGAAAGGACATACGGTCCATAGAGACGTGCGCGTCATGGTCATTCCCGCCACACAGAAGATTTATAAACAGTGTATGAAGGAAGGACTTCTGGATATTTTTGTAGATGCGGGATGCGCGGTCAACACTCCAAGCTGCGGCCCTTGTATGGGCGGCCATATGGGCGTGATGGCGGCAGGAGAGAAATGTGTGTCCACCACAAACCGGAATTTTGTGGGCAGAATGGGACATGTAGACTCCTTGATCTATCTGGCGTCCCCGGAAGTGGCGGCGGCCAGCGCGATCGCGGGCTATATTGCCAATCCAGAGAAAGTAGGTGACAGAGCATGA
- a CDS encoding carbon-nitrogen hydrolase family protein has translation MENKKIKLVMVQMGVAEGNAEYNMEKIRSIMQTQKGKGADIICFPELCVRGYDFEKTAATSIDEKAFFSELAIENKVAIVAGIADERKGKHFDTVCFWDENGQMLHCFDKIHLWGEEREFFEPGSTVEIFTYKGWKIGLLVCGDLGFPELSRILAAKGAQLLIYSSAWPHPYQKFWSTMLASRAAENQLYVAGVNRAKYESDRCGFSTVADPSGQIISCLDSDEEGIKEIELSTCVVEQRREEIPYLKYRLPELYSDICKVF, from the coding sequence GTGGAAAATAAAAAAATCAAATTGGTCATGGTACAAATGGGAGTAGCAGAAGGAAACGCAGAGTATAATATGGAAAAAATCCGTTCTATTATGCAGACTCAAAAAGGAAAAGGCGCGGACATTATTTGTTTTCCCGAACTTTGTGTAAGAGGATATGACTTTGAAAAAACAGCGGCTACTTCAATAGATGAGAAAGCTTTTTTTAGTGAATTAGCGATAGAAAACAAAGTGGCGATTGTTGCGGGAATTGCAGATGAAAGAAAAGGAAAGCATTTTGATACGGTCTGCTTTTGGGATGAGAACGGGCAAATGCTGCACTGTTTTGACAAAATACATCTTTGGGGAGAGGAACGGGAATTTTTTGAGCCGGGTTCCACAGTAGAAATTTTTACATATAAAGGATGGAAGATTGGTCTGCTGGTGTGCGGAGATCTGGGATTCCCAGAATTGAGCAGGATACTTGCGGCAAAAGGTGCACAGCTTCTTATTTATTCAAGCGCATGGCCGCATCCATATCAGAAATTTTGGTCAACGATGCTTGCATCAAGGGCAGCAGAAAATCAATTATATGTGGCGGGTGTAAACAGGGCAAAATACGAAAGCGATCGCTGTGGATTCTCCACAGTTGCAGACCCATCTGGGCAGATAATAAGTTGTCTTGATAGCGATGAAGAAGGGATAAAAGAAATAGAACTTTCCACATGCGTTGTAGAACAAAGAAGAGAAGAGATACCTTATCTTAAATATAGGCTGCCAGAGCTTTACAGCGATATTTGTAAAGTGTTCTGA
- a CDS encoding isopeptide-forming domain-containing fimbrial protein → MKKKWSLFAGALLALCIWSGLGEMFQMEAQAQTVSLERGEEVFYEGYSTFYYYIDGELGYCLEPDKDSPHGGSFPADLLDNDSLLAKGLYYVYGGPGYQEYLAKEYPSGWTGKEGAYCFSHCLLSYIYGGCTGGSDVFLGLSKETQAEIIRCANVIKQLPEIPEPDLSFSKSKLTAYFSPEEKVQRTELVLCGGDPGNQVEIPLPEGVTLVNVTKGTKSQGKAAVSGGDQFYLSADAGYCNGGSFRTGNLYGKNRQKWRALVFETGSGGQHIGTGTLVTAQVKPVSLETAWIPAPELEILKEADKSGKKYELGDLITYSIDVTQRIQDAVAKNVVITDTILTDGVKLQKNSVVLLDQDQRVISGAKITVQGNSYTIRPGEFLRGPESGEKYTVEYQVAITNESVIGREIENEVVVRADNAEEERDREIVEVEEPEPEPEIERTQPEPEEPEAEEPRPEPEAEKPAAPEEPSQAPETGDEGNLMVLALLCIFSCALLIICVKISCKTK, encoded by the coding sequence ATGAAGAAGAAATGGTCGTTATTTGCAGGCGCCCTGCTGGCTTTATGCATCTGGAGCGGATTAGGAGAGATGTTTCAGATGGAAGCCCAGGCTCAGACGGTGTCGCTGGAGCGGGGCGAAGAGGTTTTTTACGAAGGATATTCCACGTTTTACTATTATATTGATGGAGAATTGGGGTATTGCCTGGAGCCGGACAAAGATTCCCCTCACGGCGGGTCTTTTCCGGCGGATCTTTTGGACAATGATTCGCTTCTTGCCAAGGGATTGTATTATGTCTACGGCGGGCCAGGATATCAAGAGTATCTGGCCAAGGAATATCCAAGCGGGTGGACGGGAAAGGAAGGGGCTTACTGCTTTTCCCACTGCCTGCTGTCCTACATCTATGGAGGATGCACCGGCGGAAGCGATGTGTTCCTGGGATTGAGCAAGGAGACACAGGCGGAGATTATCAGGTGTGCCAATGTGATCAAACAACTGCCGGAGATTCCAGAACCGGATCTGAGCTTTTCAAAGTCAAAATTGACCGCGTATTTCAGCCCGGAAGAGAAGGTACAGCGGACGGAGCTGGTCCTTTGCGGCGGTGATCCGGGCAATCAGGTGGAGATTCCCCTGCCGGAAGGGGTAACGCTGGTCAATGTGACCAAAGGTACGAAGAGTCAGGGTAAAGCGGCGGTCAGCGGCGGCGACCAGTTTTATCTGAGCGCCGATGCCGGATATTGCAATGGCGGCAGCTTCCGGACAGGTAACTTGTACGGGAAGAACCGGCAGAAATGGAGGGCTTTGGTCTTTGAGACCGGAAGCGGGGGACAGCATATTGGGACAGGAACATTGGTAACGGCCCAGGTGAAGCCGGTTTCCCTGGAGACGGCCTGGATTCCGGCCCCGGAGTTGGAAATTCTAAAAGAGGCAGACAAATCCGGGAAAAAATACGAGCTGGGAGATCTGATCACGTATTCCATTGACGTGACTCAGCGGATCCAGGATGCAGTGGCCAAAAATGTAGTTATTACAGATACCATTCTTACAGACGGAGTAAAGCTTCAGAAAAATTCCGTCGTCTTATTAGATCAGGATCAGCGCGTCATATCCGGCGCGAAAATCACAGTCCAGGGAAATTCATATACCATCCGGCCGGGGGAATTCTTAAGAGGCCCTGAAAGCGGAGAAAAGTATACGGTGGAATACCAGGTGGCCATTACCAATGAATCGGTTATCGGGCGGGAAATTGAAAATGAGGTGGTCGTGCGGGCAGATAACGCGGAAGAGGAAAGAGACCGGGAAATCGTAGAAGTGGAAGAACCAGAGCCGGAACCGGAAATAGAAAGAACGCAGCCAGAGCCGGAAGAACCAGAAGCGGAAGAGCCGCGTCCAGAACCAGAGGCGGAGAAACCGGCCGCTCCAGAAGAACCCTCCCAGGCCCCGGAGACGGGAGATGAAGGGAACTTGATGGTTCTTGCCCTATTGTGCATCTTTTCTTGCGCCCTCTTGATTATCTGTGTTAAAATATCCTGTAAGACTAAGTAG
- a CDS encoding threonine synthase gives MSLYYQSTRNSKVKVTASEAILTGLAADGGLFVPEEIPKLDVSLERLKGMDYQETALEVLKRFLTDFTEEELKDCIQKAYDEKFDTEVIAPLAKAGDVYYLELFHGATIAFKDMALSILPHLMTAAARKNQVDKEIVILAATSGDTGKAAMAGFADVEGTRIIVFYPRDGVSQVQKLQMITQKGKNVDVAAVTGNFDDAQSGVKALFEDRDLAKELAERGYQFSSANSINIGRLVPQIVYYVYAYAKLLENEEIASGEKINVVVPTGNFGNILAAWYAKQMGLPIDKLVCASNDNKVLFDFFQTGVYDKNRKFQVTISPSMDILISSNLERLIYEISGRDSEKTRRWMEELKVCGHYEIPEEMRGKLGDFLAGYATEKETASWIRQVYKKTGYLIDPHTAVAAKVCEEVKAQDRTVGKYVVISTASPYKFAKTVLTAVAEQYKDVDEIELLPELEKVSGIPVPKAVREILGAKIRHKTECGPKEMKETVKQILGLQKLG, from the coding sequence ATGAGTCTGTATTATCAAAGTACAAGAAATTCTAAGGTCAAAGTAACAGCATCGGAGGCGATCCTTACCGGCCTTGCGGCGGATGGAGGATTGTTTGTGCCGGAAGAGATTCCAAAGCTGGATGTGAGCTTGGAACGCCTGAAGGGTATGGACTACCAGGAGACAGCTCTGGAAGTCTTGAAGCGGTTCCTGACGGACTTTACAGAAGAGGAGTTAAAAGACTGTATTCAGAAAGCTTATGACGAAAAGTTTGATACAGAGGTGATCGCTCCCCTTGCCAAGGCGGGAGATGTGTATTATCTGGAACTCTTCCATGGGGCGACGATCGCCTTTAAAGATATGGCTCTTTCAATCCTGCCCCATTTGATGACGGCGGCGGCGAGGAAAAATCAGGTGGACAAGGAGATCGTAATTCTGGCGGCTACTTCCGGTGACACGGGGAAGGCTGCCATGGCGGGATTCGCGGATGTAGAAGGAACTCGGATCATCGTCTTTTATCCAAGGGATGGCGTCAGCCAGGTCCAGAAGCTGCAGATGATCACCCAGAAGGGGAAAAATGTGGATGTGGCCGCGGTGACAGGTAATTTTGATGATGCCCAGAGTGGAGTAAAGGCTTTGTTTGAAGATAGAGATCTGGCTAAAGAACTGGCAGAAAGAGGCTATCAGTTTTCTTCTGCCAACTCGATCAATATCGGCCGGCTGGTGCCTCAGATCGTATATTATGTCTATGCTTACGCAAAACTTCTGGAAAATGAAGAAATTGCTTCGGGAGAAAAAATAAACGTGGTGGTGCCGACAGGAAACTTTGGGAATATTCTGGCGGCCTGGTACGCGAAACAGATGGGGCTGCCCATTGATAAGCTTGTCTGCGCTTCCAATGACAATAAGGTCCTGTTTGATTTTTTTCAGACCGGAGTCTACGATAAGAATCGGAAGTTTCAGGTGACCATATCGCCATCTATGGATATTTTGATTTCCAGCAACTTGGAGAGGCTGATCTATGAGATTTCTGGAAGAGACAGCGAGAAGACCCGGAGATGGATGGAAGAGTTAAAAGTATGCGGACATTATGAGATTCCAGAAGAAATGCGCGGAAAACTGGGAGATTTTCTGGCTGGATACGCCACAGAGAAGGAGACAGCCTCCTGGATCCGTCAGGTCTATAAAAAAACAGGATATCTCATAGATCCTCATACGGCCGTGGCGGCAAAAGTATGCGAAGAAGTGAAGGCGCAGGATAGAACGGTTGGGAAATATGTAGTCATTTCCACCGCAAGTCCCTATAAGTTCGCAAAGACAGTACTGACGGCAGTTGCTGAGCAATACAAAGATGTGGATGAGATAGAGCTTTTGCCTGAATTAGAGAAGGTGTCGGGAATTCCTGTGCCAAAGGCTGTCCGGGAAATCTTAGGCGCGAAGATCCGGCATAAAACAGAGTGCGGGCCAAAAGAGATGAAGGAAACAGTAAAGCAGATCCTGGGACTGCAGAAATTGGGCTAA